One window of Poseidonibacter antarcticus genomic DNA carries:
- a CDS encoding helix-turn-helix domain-containing protein — translation MNLNIEAVNQIPQIVEMVKVLSEKIENKVEKRWLNVAETAYYLGYSKDHIHKLKADHFIEGKHYYKKAGRVLFDKLELDKWVTSSQNMMKPKEIANMVLKDLI, via the coding sequence ATGAATCTAAATATAGAAGCAGTAAATCAAATACCACAAATAGTAGAAATGGTAAAAGTATTAAGTGAAAAGATAGAAAATAAAGTTGAAAAAAGATGGCTAAATGTTGCTGAAACAGCATATTATCTTGGTTACTCAAAAGACCATATACATAAGCTAAAGGCTGATCATTTTATAGAAGGCAAACATTATTATAAAAAAGCAGGAAGAGTGTTATTTGATAAGCTTGAATTAGATAAATGGGTAACTTCTTCTCAAAATATGATGAAGCCAAAAGAAATAGCTAATATGGTTCTAAAGGATTTAATATGA
- a CDS encoding site-specific integrase yields the protein MANLKGSSFEKQVKDIHHRLSAFGEKRHGRTDKQTHSSALSIKRAEMSKSFAEYCTNKGLEGKLNIHMNNETVKEFLNYRTQDLAKSSCENYVRAFSSMLEGLEKSNVDMLVTKDVFEEKMMEIRQMPDINPIQGRAINEADKLINNLYEKSYEIAVVAQTQLELGFRVSEAFEVVGNIDKYYNDGKLIGVIGKGNHEYTPKNITSSLLTKIKLVDNLPTQRTYANHLKAYDVTPHDFRYTFVKNEVEKRLELGQEYKTILKEISKEINHSREEMTNYYLKRA from the coding sequence ATGGCTAATTTAAAAGGAAGTAGCTTTGAAAAGCAAGTAAAGGATATTCACCATAGGCTTTCAGCTTTTGGTGAAAAAAGACATGGAAGAACAGATAAACAAACTCATTCATCAGCTTTATCAATAAAAAGAGCAGAAATGAGTAAAAGTTTTGCTGAGTACTGTACTAATAAAGGCTTAGAAGGCAAACTTAATATTCATATGAATAATGAGACTGTTAAAGAGTTTTTAAACTATAGAACACAAGATTTAGCAAAGAGTTCATGTGAAAACTATGTTAGAGCATTCTCTTCTATGTTAGAAGGATTAGAAAAATCTAATGTTGATATGTTAGTTACAAAAGATGTATTTGAAGAAAAGATGATGGAGATTAGACAAATGCCTGATATTAATCCTATACAAGGAAGAGCAATAAATGAAGCTGATAAATTGATAAATAATTTGTATGAAAAAAGCTATGAAATAGCAGTTGTTGCTCAAACACAATTAGAACTAGGATTTAGAGTCTCCGAAGCATTTGAAGTTGTTGGAAATATTGATAAATATTACAATGATGGAAAGTTAATAGGAGTAATAGGAAAAGGAAATCATGAATATACTCCCAAAAATATTACTTCTTCATTGCTTACAAAAATTAAATTAGTTGATAATCTTCCAACTCAAAGAACTTATGCAAATCATTTAAAAGCTTATGATGTTACCCCTCATGACTTTAGATACACATTTGTAAAAAATGAAGTTGAAAAAAGACTTGAACTAGGTCAAGAGTATAAAACAATTTTAAAAGAGATCTCAAAAGAAATAAATCATTCAAGAGAAGAAATGACTAATTATTACTTGAAAAGAGCATGA
- a CDS encoding COG2958 family protein encodes MSRLSQSQKIIEFLKINPNERFNARQIADAIVSEYPEDYAEKRNNPRFNDNKAFISQIVAEIGAQKDQIIKNNPHVFWQDKPRPRVYWYDPEKLVGEDTIDINDEEDDEVISVPNNKLFSEHDLYPILIEYLKSEHKLYCLRIDEKRSKNQRGSGGNQWLHPDIVAMQAVDKEWNNLVRTCIQHGDGQSVRLWSFEVKKELNGSNVRKSFFQAVSNSSWANEGYLVSTAISSSQVEQELRMLSALHGVGVILLNPENPSESEMILPAKARPEIDWQSVNRIVVENEDFKDYIELVSTYYQTGRIRSKDWNK; translated from the coding sequence GTGTCAAGGTTATCTCAATCACAAAAAATTATAGAATTTTTAAAAATAAATCCCAATGAACGTTTCAATGCTAGACAAATTGCTGATGCCATTGTTTCTGAGTACCCAGAAGATTATGCAGAAAAAAGGAACAATCCAAGATTTAATGACAACAAGGCCTTTATATCTCAGATTGTGGCTGAAATTGGAGCGCAAAAAGATCAAATTATCAAAAACAATCCACATGTATTTTGGCAAGACAAACCTCGTCCTCGTGTTTATTGGTATGATCCTGAAAAATTAGTTGGGGAAGATACAATAGATATAAATGATGAAGAGGATGATGAAGTGATATCTGTTCCAAACAACAAATTATTTTCTGAACATGATCTATATCCAATTCTCATTGAATATTTAAAATCCGAGCATAAGCTTTACTGCTTACGAATTGATGAAAAAAGGTCAAAGAATCAACGCGGTTCAGGTGGAAATCAATGGTTGCATCCAGATATAGTAGCAATGCAAGCAGTAGACAAAGAATGGAATAACTTAGTAAGAACTTGTATACAACATGGCGATGGACAAAGCGTTCGCTTATGGTCATTCGAGGTCAAAAAAGAACTCAATGGTTCTAATGTACGAAAAAGTTTCTTCCAAGCTGTAAGTAATTCAAGTTGGGCAAATGAAGGCTATTTAGTTTCAACAGCAATTTCAAGCAGCCAAGTAGAACAAGAACTCCGAATGCTTTCGGCTCTTCATGGGGTAGGAGTAATTTTACTAAATCCCGAAAATCCATCTGAAAGTGAAATGATTTTACCTGCTAAAGCAAGACCAGAAATTGATTGGCAGTCCGTTAATCGTATCGTCGTTGAAAATGAAGATTTTAAAGATTATATAGAATTAGTATCAACGTATTATCAAACGGGAAGAATTAGAAGTAAAGATTGGAATAAATAG
- a CDS encoding restriction endonuclease: MLKKEYYLIKQSFPHLDVKINKIYCPTNIQHLKKFISYMAGTIEVYLYNEENGKREDLTESLGNRNFNVYDHRFELVRLIKMIYSHPHLKNKYISFYALSDVRPDFLPKFFMFNYVYTSRGLEHQFESDGISCKIDDHNKKQTYGNEYEVFIAEKYQDNGYSVENRGIKNSFNDGGLDVIARKDNKLILVQCKNWTMSNSFKINQKDIRAFIGDCFIYLKDINLEGIKVSYHFIVSHDNILTKSAEIFLKQNTFVKFKCVAFEDKNLIE; encoded by the coding sequence ATGTTAAAAAAAGAATATTACTTAATTAAACAATCCTTCCCTCATTTAGATGTAAAAATAAATAAAATTTATTGTCCTACAAATATCCAACATTTAAAAAAGTTTATTTCATATATGGCTGGTACTATCGAAGTATATTTATATAATGAAGAAAATGGAAAAAGAGAAGATTTAACTGAAAGTTTAGGCAATAGAAATTTTAATGTGTATGATCATAGATTTGAATTAGTAAGATTAATTAAAATGATATATTCCCATCCTCATTTAAAAAATAAGTATATTTCATTTTATGCTCTGTCTGACGTAAGACCAGACTTTTTACCAAAATTTTTTATGTTTAATTATGTTTATACAAGTCGTGGTTTAGAACATCAATTTGAAAGTGATGGAATTAGCTGTAAGATTGATGATCATAATAAAAAGCAAACTTATGGAAATGAATATGAAGTTTTTATTGCTGAGAAATATCAAGATAATGGTTATTCAGTAGAGAATAGGGGAATTAAAAACTCATTTAATGATGGAGGTTTAGATGTTATTGCCAGAAAAGATAATAAACTTATTTTAGTTCAATGTAAAAATTGGACAATGTCTAATAGTTTTAAAATAAACCAAAAAGACATTAGAGCATTTATAGGTGATTGTTTTATATATTTAAAAGATATTAATTTAGAAGGAATAAAAGTTTCTTATCATTTTATAGTCTCTCATGATAATATATTAACAAAATCTGCAGAAATATTTTTAAAACAAAATACTTTTGTTAAATTTAAGTGTGTTGCTTTTGAAGACAAAAATTTAATTGAATAA
- a CDS encoding DUF445 domain-containing protein, translated as MNKSDITNLITVLIMAYGYSNGNDTIFMVGLFALSGAVTNTLAIHMLFEKVPYLYGSGVIEKNFAKFKSSIHNLLMNQFFTKENLSRFFQDEMQSAKKTVDFEKILNKTDFTPAYNSLKESVMESSFGGMLGMFGGVEALEPLKEPFTKKLQSSIIDITKTKAFQEVLEDALKSDSLSEDIYEKLSLVVNKRLDELTPLMVKEMVQNIIKEHLGWLVIWGAVFGGLIGLVSTLIM; from the coding sequence ATGAACAAATCAGATATAACAAATCTAATAACAGTTTTAATCATGGCTTATGGTTATTCAAATGGAAATGACACTATTTTTATGGTTGGACTTTTTGCATTAAGTGGAGCAGTTACAAATACATTAGCTATCCATATGCTTTTTGAAAAGGTACCATATTTATATGGAAGTGGAGTAATAGAAAAGAATTTTGCAAAATTTAAAAGTTCAATTCATAATCTATTAATGAATCAGTTTTTTACAAAAGAAAACTTATCAAGATTTTTCCAAGATGAAATGCAAAGTGCAAAAAAAACAGTAGACTTTGAAAAAATATTAAATAAAACAGATTTCACACCAGCTTATAACTCTTTAAAAGAATCAGTAATGGAATCATCATTTGGTGGAATGCTAGGAATGTTCGGAGGAGTTGAAGCTTTAGAACCTTTGAAAGAACCATTTACAAAAAAATTACAAAGCTCAATAATAGATATAACAAAAACAAAAGCTTTCCAAGAAGTATTAGAAGATGCATTAAAATCAGATAGTTTATCAGAAGATATCTATGAAAAATTAAGTTTAGTTGTAAATAAAAGACTAGATGAATTAACACCATTAATGGTAAAAGAAATGGTACAAAATATCATAAAAGAACACCTAGGATGGTTAGTAATTTGGGGTGCCGTTTTTGGTGGATTAATTGGCTTAGTTTCTACGTTAATAATGTAA
- a CDS encoding lysophospholipid acyltransferase family protein — translation MIDVQKEIEKKFPNIHKKQDFLKKSLFKIAKKIVHEDSINNFLDENSHLKGLEFVDAVLDYFDFDYSVSSTDLQNIPSSGKVVIIANHPLGGLDALCLLRLISQVRSDIKIIANDFLAGFEALNNLLIPIDNYKNRQSKTDIKKIYKALNNEEAVIIFPAGEVSRATTKGIKDPSWNKGFLKFAQNSNSPILPIFLDAKNSKTFYTISVINKTFSTLLLSNEMFNKKSKRINIKIGEIIPHENISPKGLDKKYLINLYKKHLYSLKKRKKSFFQTQSAIAHPQKRQDLMNELKLSELIGETNDGKKIYLYDYTDDSIVLKELGRLRELSFRKIGEGLNKKRDTDKYDIYYQHIILWDENDLEIVGSYRIGNSNFIFKNIGVKGFYSNTLFKYNESFTPYLKNSIELGRSFVQPKYWGTRALDYLWYGIGAYLKKNPNIKYMFGPVSMSATFPTIAKDMMIFYYSHYFKDPKEMVSAKLPYQYSNNINEIKDSFCLNDKKKDFKFLKSTLLSMGFSIPTLYKQYSEITEDNGVRFLGFNIDKNFAECIDGFILVNVEKIKDAPRKRYIDRD, via the coding sequence ATGATAGATGTACAAAAAGAGATAGAAAAGAAATTTCCTAATATTCATAAGAAGCAAGATTTTTTAAAAAAATCCCTATTTAAGATTGCAAAAAAAATAGTTCATGAAGATTCTATAAACAATTTTTTAGATGAAAATTCACATTTAAAAGGTTTGGAGTTTGTTGATGCTGTATTAGATTATTTTGATTTTGATTATAGTGTTTCTAGTACTGATTTACAAAATATACCAAGTAGTGGGAAAGTTGTAATAATTGCAAATCATCCCTTAGGTGGACTTGATGCACTTTGTTTATTAAGATTAATTTCACAAGTAAGATCTGATATTAAAATAATTGCAAATGATTTTCTAGCAGGATTTGAAGCTTTAAATAATCTTTTAATTCCAATTGATAATTATAAAAACAGACAATCTAAAACAGATATTAAAAAAATTTATAAAGCTTTAAATAATGAAGAAGCAGTGATTATTTTTCCAGCAGGAGAAGTTAGTCGTGCGACAACAAAAGGAATAAAAGACCCATCTTGGAATAAAGGTTTTCTAAAATTTGCTCAAAATTCTAATTCTCCAATATTACCAATTTTTTTAGATGCAAAGAATTCAAAAACGTTTTATACAATTTCTGTAATTAATAAAACTTTTTCAACTCTTTTACTATCAAATGAGATGTTTAATAAAAAATCAAAAAGAATTAATATAAAAATTGGTGAGATTATTCCACATGAAAATATTTCACCAAAAGGTTTAGATAAAAAATATCTAATCAATTTATATAAAAAACACTTATACTCTTTAAAAAAGAGAAAAAAAAGCTTTTTTCAAACACAAAGTGCAATTGCACATCCTCAAAAAAGACAAGATTTAATGAATGAATTAAAATTATCAGAGCTAATTGGTGAAACAAATGATGGTAAAAAAATATATTTATATGATTATACTGATGATTCAATTGTTTTAAAAGAACTAGGACGCCTTAGAGAATTATCTTTTAGAAAAATTGGTGAAGGTTTAAATAAAAAAAGAGATACAGATAAATATGATATTTATTATCAACATATTATTCTTTGGGATGAGAATGATTTAGAAATTGTAGGTTCATATAGAATTGGAAATTCTAATTTTATTTTTAAAAATATTGGTGTTAAAGGTTTTTATTCTAATACTTTATTTAAATATAATGAAAGTTTTACTCCATATTTAAAAAACTCAATTGAACTAGGAAGAAGTTTTGTTCAACCCAAATATTGGGGGACTAGAGCGCTTGATTATCTTTGGTATGGAATTGGAGCATATTTAAAAAAGAATCCAAATATCAAATATATGTTTGGTCCTGTTTCTATGAGTGCTACATTTCCAACAATTGCAAAAGATATGATGATATTTTATTATTCTCATTATTTTAAAGACCCAAAAGAGATGGTAAGTGCGAAACTTCCTTATCAATATTCTAATAATATCAATGAGATTAAAGACTCTTTTTGTTTAAATGATAAGAAAAAAGATTTTAAATTTTTAAAATCTACACTATTAAGTATGGGTTTTTCTATTCCAACGCTTTATAAACAATATAGTGAAATTACAGAAGATAATGGTGTAAGATTCTTAGGATTTAATATTGATAAAAATTTTGCTGAGTGTATAGATGGATTTATACTAGTAAATGTAGAAAAGATAAAAGATGCTCCAAGAAAAAGATATATAGATAGAGACTAA